Proteins encoded within one genomic window of Bombus vancouverensis nearcticus chromosome 4, iyBomVanc1_principal, whole genome shotgun sequence:
- the gfzf gene encoding GST-containing FLYWCH zinc-finger protein isoform X2: MKLYSVSDGPPSLACRQALKALNIQYELIEMDFGKGDHMTNEYAQLNPQKEIPVLVDDDLIMGESNAILQYLGDKYDTVGKLYPKDPESRARVNHRLCFNLAMYYRSICDYVLVPIFFDCKRTSLNLKKMTMALDVFNTYLQREHTEYVAGNTLTIADFPLVTATMCLEAIDFKLNSWPYIEKWYNNYKQKHPELWEIAAEGMREISYYEKNPPDLSDLDHPIYPIRKSNK; this comes from the exons ATGAAACTGTATAGCGTTTCCGATGGACCACCATCTCTTGCCTGTCGCCAAGCATTAAAAgctttaaatattcaatatgaattaatcgaaatGGACTTTGGCAAAGGAGATCACATGACAAACGAATATGCACAA ttaaatcCACAAAAAGAAATACCTGTGTTAGTCGACGACGATCTTATAATGGGAGAAAG TAATGCTATTCTACAATATCTTGGCGACAAATATGACACAGTAGGAAAACTATACCCGAAGGATCCAGAGAGTCGTGCAAGAGTTAATCATCGATTGTGCTTTAATTTGGCTATGTATTACCGTAGTATTTGTGACTATGTG ttGGTTCCTATATTCTTTGATTGTAAAAGAACATCTCTGAATCTGAAGAAAATGACAATGGCACTAGATGtttttaatacatatttacaaCGTGAACATACAGAATACGTTGCGGGCA ATACGCTGACCATCGCCGATTTCCCCTTAGTTACTGCAACTATGTGTCTAGAAGCGATcgatttcaaattaaattcgtGGCCTTACATAGAAAAAtggtataataattataaacagAAACATCCAGAATTATGGGAAATCGCTGCAGAAGGTATGCGAGAAATTAGTTACTACGAGAAGAATCCACCTGATTTGTCTGATCTGGATCATCCGATTTATCCAATTCGCAAAAGCAATAAATAG
- the gfzf gene encoding GST-containing FLYWCH zinc-finger protein isoform X1, with translation MSIMKLYSVSDGPPSLACRQALKALNIQYELIEMDFGKGDHMTNEYAQLNPQKEIPVLVDDDLIMGESNAILQYLGDKYDTVGKLYPKDPESRARVNHRLCFNLAMYYRSICDYVLVPIFFDCKRTSLNLKKMTMALDVFNTYLQREHTEYVAGNTLTIADFPLVTATMCLEAIDFKLNSWPYIEKWYNNYKQKHPELWEIAAEGMREISYYEKNPPDLSDLDHPIYPIRKSNK, from the exons at GTCAATAATGAAACTGTATAGCGTTTCCGATGGACCACCATCTCTTGCCTGTCGCCAAGCATTAAAAgctttaaatattcaatatgaattaatcgaaatGGACTTTGGCAAAGGAGATCACATGACAAACGAATATGCACAA ttaaatcCACAAAAAGAAATACCTGTGTTAGTCGACGACGATCTTATAATGGGAGAAAG TAATGCTATTCTACAATATCTTGGCGACAAATATGACACAGTAGGAAAACTATACCCGAAGGATCCAGAGAGTCGTGCAAGAGTTAATCATCGATTGTGCTTTAATTTGGCTATGTATTACCGTAGTATTTGTGACTATGTG ttGGTTCCTATATTCTTTGATTGTAAAAGAACATCTCTGAATCTGAAGAAAATGACAATGGCACTAGATGtttttaatacatatttacaaCGTGAACATACAGAATACGTTGCGGGCA ATACGCTGACCATCGCCGATTTCCCCTTAGTTACTGCAACTATGTGTCTAGAAGCGATcgatttcaaattaaattcgtGGCCTTACATAGAAAAAtggtataataattataaacagAAACATCCAGAATTATGGGAAATCGCTGCAGAAGGTATGCGAGAAATTAGTTACTACGAGAAGAATCCACCTGATTTGTCTGATCTGGATCATCCGATTTATCCAATTCGCAAAAGCAATAAATAG
- the LOC143302630 gene encoding uncharacterized protein LOC143302630, whose translation MGDLPEARITESRPITNVGIDYCGPFYIKERRDRNRRKIKTYAAIFVCLATKAVHIELVSDLTTDAFLAALRRFISRRGYCVTILTDNGTNFVGANRELQELRTLLQSDDHQDRVQNFLADRQIQWRFNPPNSPHFDGLWEAAVKAFKRHLIRVVGTELLTFEHLNTLVIEIEAILNSRPLTPISSDPKDPPVLTPGHFLIGDTLTSLRERDFRTVPSGRLSSWQRIHQIKQHFWSRWYREYLNELTRRNRWDKGKHNIREGTVVILREDNVPSMQWPLGRVIKVHPGADGIIRTATVQTATSILDRGVKRLVPLPIHPDPDEAERPHGTKEVTNDTPDSTARI comes from the coding sequence ATGGGTGATTTGCCAGAGGCGCGTATTACCGAATCGCGGCCGATCACGAACGTCGGAATCGACTACTGCGGCCCATTCTACATCAAGGAGAGGAGGGACCGCAACCGACGTAAAATCAAGACGTACGCCGCCATATTCGTTTGTCTGGCGACAAAGGCGGTCCACATAGAGTTAGTCAGCGACCTAACCACCGACGCCTTCTTGGCCGCGCTACGCCGTTTCATCTCGCGGCGAGGATACTGCGTAACGATCCTCACCGACAACGGCACCAATTTCGTTGGGGCTAACCGGGAGCTGCAAGAACTCCGGACCCTATTGCAGTCCGACGACCACCAGGATAGGGTACAGAATTTTCTCGCCGACCGACAAATACAATGGCGTTTTAATCCTCCGAACTCACCACATTTTGACGGCTTATGGGAAGCCGCGGTTAAAGCGTTCAAACGCCATCTCATCCGCGTGGTCGGCACGGAGCTCCTGACCTTTGAGCACCTCAACACCCTGGTGATAGAAATTGAGGCCATTCTCAATTCACGCCCACTGACTCCCATCTCATCCGATCCGAAAGATCCTCctgtcctcactcccggacattttctgATCGGTGACACACTAACCAGTTTACGGGAGCGTGATTTCAGGACAGTTCCATCAGGCCGGCTATCCAGTTGGCAGCGCATTCACCAGATTAAGCAGCACTTCTGGAGCAGATGGTATCGAGAATACCTAAATGAGCTAACCCGCCGCAACAGATGGGACAAGGGCAAACATAACATTCGTGAAGGCACCGTAGTAATCCTCAGGGAGGATAACGTGCCCTCTATGCAGTGGCCTTTGGGCCGCGTAATCAAGGTCCATCCAGGAGCCGACGGAATCATCCGGACCGCTACCGTGCAGACGGCAACAAGCATCCTGGACCGCGGTGTCAAAAGACTGGTCCCCTTACCCATCCACCCAGATCCAGACGAGGCCGAACGTCCACACGGAACGAAGGAGGTCACCAACGACACACCTGACTCCACAGCCAGAATTTga